One genomic segment of Oreochromis aureus strain Israel breed Guangdong linkage group 9, ZZ_aureus, whole genome shotgun sequence includes these proteins:
- the LOC120442058 gene encoding zinc finger protein 239-like, translating into MSSTQKDQHGPRSQRSQEADKPHRRKREKKYTCDKCGKDFTRKSELKQHQLIHTGERPFSCDLCGKSFSWKNALKRHQIVHSGVKAYSCDQCGRAFTRSSNLQRHLVTHSGMKAYSCDICGKTFSQLWYRNIHLRIHSGQDVYWCDQCGKYFTTDAQLQSRMFTHTEERPYQCDLCEKTFKASRLKSFPSQDDSESEERETSSSGFRVQLKTLEIRLHRVQIGSP; encoded by the exons atgagTTCGACACAGAAG gaccaacatggaccgagaagtcagcgctctcaggaggccgacaaacctcacagaagaaagagagagaaaaaatacacCTGTGAcaagtgtgggaaggattttacgaGGAAGTCTGAACTAAAAcaacatcagctcatccacactggagagagaccgttcagctgtgacttgtgtggaaagtcgtTTTCCTGGAAGAATGCCCTAAAAAGACACCAAAtcgtccacagtggagttaaagcttacagctgtgatcagtgtggcagagcttttactcgaAGTAGCAACTTACAGAgacatctagttacccactctggaatgaaggcatacagctgtgacatctgtggaaaaactttcagccagCTATGGTACCGAAATatacacctacgcattcacTCCGGACAAGATGTGTACtggtgtgatcagtgtggcaaatACTTTACAACAGACGCACAGTTACAAAGCCgcatgtttacccacactgaggagagaccttatcAATgcgacctgtgtgagaagacttttaaagcttCGA GGCTGAAATCGTTCCCATCACAGGACGACAGCGaatctgaagagagagaaacatcctcttctggtttcagagTCCAACTTAAAACCCtggagatcaggctccacagagttcagatcgGCTCTCCTTAA